A region of the Arachis hypogaea cultivar Tifrunner chromosome 15, arahy.Tifrunner.gnm2.J5K5, whole genome shotgun sequence genome:
TAATAGAGAGGAACTTGAGCTGATTTCAAGGTTTTCACTGCACTTCTTCAACTCCCttctttttgtttccttaattttttttaattcagttaTTTTTTTGCTTTTAAGTTTGGAAATTTTTTCATAGTCTTTGAAATTTGGATAGAATTTTAATCTCTATTTATGTCTTGATTTTCAAAGTGATTATTGTATTAGGCATGTATTCTTTATCGGAAACTATTGAGTTTTAATAGCtggaacaaattttttattttgtaaacaaTGTATGAAAAGCATTAATTAATAGTTAATGAAAAAGAAGCCAGTGGTGTATAATAGTTAGTGAGAACATTCGGACAAAATTGTATTATTGGTTAGTGCAAGCATATCAACAAATTTAATGTATGCAGGAAAGTTTTAAGGAAATTGTGATatgctttttatattttatttttgttattttttctctttttactcCCCTATTAATCATGTTATATTGACATCTTAAATATGTGACATCATTCACAagcaaatatttattattattattattattattattattattattattattattattattattattatcaatagtaataataatttaatcattcaGTTTGCGTCATTTACACATACTAATTAGAGTGCTACTATTAAGTTTAAATTTAAGTAATgttatacatttaaatttttttatcaattaagtttaactaagttaaataataaaacttagaataatattagtcataactaatttttgttatgttaaatCAATTTAGTTAAATTTGGTTAACAAAAAATTTGGATAGGTAATATTATTCGTTAAATTTAATAGAAAAGAATCAGACTAAGGCCGTGCCAATGCACTCTTCAACTCATTGCATTCCATTTTAGCTCCGGTTTTGAAAATTGGATTGATCGAACTGTTTGTCATTGGTCTACTAATTCAACTGATTTTATTATGGTTcaattgaaaaaattattttataataaaataataaataaatattttaaaatataattatagtctaatataaattttaagatGTCTTCTAAATTTAAATCATTACATAAAATATCATTAATCAGAGTCTTATGATAAGATTATCTCAAAGTACAAATTCAagttaaataacaagaaaatgtTCAAATATAAAATACCAACATAAAAGTACTATGTTGGGATTATTTTCacctatatttttatgttaggaTCATCTTTACCTATATTTCCATCTTTTTGGTAGGACTGGAAATGAGTCAAGTCAACTCATGAGTTAGTTTAAACTTGACTCGTTAATAGTTCGATAAGTTAAACTCGTGAGTTGATGAGTCAAGCTTGAGCCGAGCTAAGCTCAACTCATTAGTTCGTGAGCTGGctcgattttatatatatatacatatcctatatacatttaatctatacttttaatattatatatatataatcttaattatttaaaattttatatttattttttatatataattttgatgtaggacataaataaaaaatttataatttattgatagataaataatatataaaattgatctttttaaatattttttaaaatatataagttataatttattgatatagaattatcgATTCCTATTATTTGAGTCAATTCGTGAGCTCGAGCCAGCTCGTGAACTTTCGGTGAGTCGAATTTGAACTTAAGAAATAAGCTtaattgttaatgagtcgagttATGAACCAACTTCAATTTTTGTAAACCGAGCTTGAGCTTATTTAGCTTGGCTCAATTCGTCTCAGTTCCAACTCTAGATTTTGGATAGAAGAATCAAAAGATGCAGTATAAATTATGAAGACGGTCATAACCTAGATATAATTAAGTCGCAAAACAGTTCAATAATCAATTAGACgttcaataatcaataattagCAATCCAACAATCCAGTAGCACAACCACAAAATCACAAAACAGTTCAATAATCATCAATCCAGCAGCACAAACACAAAtaacaaaatcacaaaacaatAAAGTATGAAGACAATCACAATCTAGACATAATTAAGTCATAAAATACTTCAATAATCAATAAAACGTTCAATAATCAATAATCAGCAATCCAGCCGtacaaacacaaacaaaaaatcacaaaacagtTCAATATTCATCAATCCAGGATCACAACAAAcacaaaatcacaaaatacaaaacAATAAATCATGAAAACAGCCATAATTGTGTTTTCCATTCGAATCGGCCGATTCTGATTTGATTGGATGGTTCAATACTCACGGTCAGATCGATCCAGTTTTCAGATCCATGTTCATTTCAGACTTCAGAACCTTCACTAGGCCTGGTTGCTGAGTAGGGTCTGGATCTGGGTCAGTCCTTGCTACAAGAGAAGTGTGAAATGAAGCAACAATAGAGATGGGCCCAATCGGTcaccaaaaacaaaaagagaaagggCCAATCAAGAGTTGAAGAGAGAGGAAGCCCCTGTTTGGAATGATAACACAGTAGGAATGAGGAACCAAGAAAGGGGGTGGGTGTTGGCGGTGTAATTCTCATGCACAATAATCATTTCTGTCTCGTACCTTCTTCAATTTCTCTAATTCTCACTGCATTAATTCTTAATTCTGTGTTTGTGAATTCATCTCTTGATTGCAAGAATGTTGTCATTGTTCTCATTCTCACTCTCACGAATCATGTTAAGGTACTCTCCTTATTCTGTTCCCAACTCCGTTTTCCGTCTTTGCTTCCCTTCAACTTCATCCCTACACTCTAACTCTCAGTCCCAATCACTTGATAAATATATTGATATCTTCACTCGCTTGCTCTCTATGCGTCCTCCTCCATCCATCAACTCTTTTAACATGATTTTGGGGGCTCTTGCCAAGAGGAACGATTTCCCCGCCGTCCTACCCCATGTTCAGCTGTTGGAAGCCCGGGGATTTCAGTTTAATGAAGTCACTTATGTGACCTTGATTCAGGGACTCTGTAAGACCAGACACACATCAGCTGCTATTCAAGTGTTGAGAAAGATCCCAATGCATGGGATTGTTCCTAATGTCGTCATGTACAGCACAATTATTGATAGCCTGTGCAAGGCAGGACTTGTGAATCTTGCTTTTCGTTTATTCTCTGAAATGCTTGCTAAGGGAATTTCTCCCGATGTTCAAAGTTACAATATCATGATTAATGGCTTCTGCAAAAGTAAAATGCTCGATCAAGCCTTGAATCTCTCTGAAGAAATGCTTCATAACTACTTGGTTCCAAACACGGTAACTTACTCTATTCTTATTGATAGCTTGTGCAAATCAAAGAGAATCTCTTGTGCTTTGGAGCTTTTTGGCAAGATGCATGATAGAGGTCAAACCGCTAATATAGTCACTTACAATTCCTTGTTGAATGGGTTGTTCAAAAACAAACAACTTGACAAGGCACTTATGTTATtcaatcaaatgaaaaagagtgGCATTGATCTAAATATAAACACTTACAGAGTACTTATTGATGGCCTATACAATGCAAAAGAGATTTTTCAAGATTTTTGCGTTATAGGCTGTCCTCCAAATGTGAGGGCATACAATATTAAGATCGATGGGCTCTGCAAAAAGGGCTTATTTAAAGAAGCATTGACCCAGCTGTCGGAAATGGAACACAATGGTTGCTTACCAAATGCTGTGACTTTTGTAACTGTTATTCATGCtttgtttgaaaaagatgagaatgaCATGGCAGAAAAACTTCTTCGGGAAATGATTGCCAGGGGCTTATTGAATTTAGATAAGAAGGTAAGATACATCAACTGAAATTGAAATTACATCTCCAATGTTGCTGAATATTATCATAGTTCTGTAAATTCTGTGTCTGTTGGGTCAGATGACTTTGGCAATGCCATAACATCAATTAATTTTGCAATTGCTATCATCCTTTTTAATTCCATTGCTTTGTTGATTCTTTAGATGATATTCCTAGTTATAGCTTACAGTTTTAGTGTTTAAGCTCTCTTTATAGCAATTGAGTGTTCTTTACTGTTATTCTACGAGATGATATATTTATCATGCCAAGCAAaactaaaaagattgaaaattttgttttgttgtttgttCTCTGATATTCTGCTATCCAACTcatttttccttttatatatatatatcaaactaATACCTATGACTGTTTTATCATAAACCATGAACTATTGTTTATTTGATTGAATCCTCCAGGAATTGTCTCAAAAGGAAATTTAAGTAGGTATTGAGAATTTATTCTTAGGCCATGTGGTTTTCACTTCCATCTTAAAAATAAACCCACCTTCTAAAATGCATGTCCCCTCTTTTCATCAGCCTAAGCAACATCAAGTTAAGGTTAATATGGTTCAGTTATCTCAAAATTTTTGgccattttcttaattaatgctaCTCAGATGTATTGCTTGGAAATTGCTCCTGCTGAAAATATGTACATTATCAAATACTTTTTCAGAGACATTATTCCATTGTCTCTAAGTCTCTGTTTATAAGCATTTTCAAAAAACTCTTACTGGCTTGGAGTTTTGTTGCGTGGTGTTGTGATGGGGATGTTAAAAATGAAACAATACAGAATTCTTTGGAATTGCATTTGATTTTATTTGGTGAATTTCTTTGCataattattgtatttatttatttatttattttctatcagaTGTTGGACTATGATATAGCTTCACTGTTCATATTTATGAAACTGATTTTGATCTTGTATTGGTGGTTAACTTAGATTGAGGCTTGACATGGCTTTCATCCTTGTTACATATGGGTAAATATCAATCTACCATGTTACATGTATAAATTTAACTGGCTACACATTAATCCAAACAATGTTGAAGCTCTCTAGTGTGAATTTTCCTTTATACTTTGATTTGTGTTTGGCCTCTTCGGAATCAAATTTAATACTAATGCTTTActttaaaattttgtttggtaaatttttatttcaaaagtcAATTACATTATTTTTGTCAATTCGACTTATTCAGCCATCATAACCTATATGTATAATAAATATGTTATGTAATTTATGTAATTATACTACAACTtctatgttattatttttatcgTATTTGTTATGTATATAAGAGCATTTAAGTAAATTTTCCTTTGTTGGAATTTCACATGTTCCTCACTTCCTCCCCATTTTTTCAGGGAGCGGGTGATGGATTCCCATTAGTCCTCCGTCCCAGATAATCACCGCAAGTATCTACGGGTGcaattgaatggaattaaagttaaTCAGAACATATTTGAATTGAATAAAAGTTAGCAGACCAATCTGTCTTATTTCATGCGATGTTTTTCAACTTCATATGTTTGGCTGGAGTGAAtatttgaatggaattaaagttatCACAACAaatttgaatggaattaaagttagGAGAACAAGCTGTCATATTTCATGCAGAGTTTTTCAGAACAAAAAGTTACTAAGAAGTTTGGGCGGAGTGAAGGGTTAAATGGAATTAAAGTTACGAGAACAGATTTGTGTTGAATGTTAGTATACTAAATAGATTTTGATAATCAAGGGTGTGCTAGGACTAGTTGAGAAGTGGTTAGCCATTAAATAGTTTGTATTTGGACTAGTTGATACTATTTAACAATGACATCTAGAAATAGAAGATTGACAAGTGTTTCCTATGTCAGCGACAGTTCTAATGTCATGGGGGAATGTTTTTCATAGTCTTGTTTTTTAAACTTTAAGGTTGCGTTTGTTT
Encoded here:
- the LOC112751072 gene encoding uncharacterized protein isoform X1; its protein translation is MLSLFSFSLSRIMLRYSPYSVPNSVFRLCFPSTSSLHSNSQSQSLDKYIDIFTRLLSMRPPPSINSFNMILGALAKRNDFPAVLPHVQLLEARGFQFNEVTYVTLIQGLCKTRHTSAAIQVLRKIPMHGIVPNVVMYSTIIDSLCKAGLVNLAFRLFSEMLAKGISPDVQSYNIMINGFCKSKMLDQALNLSEEMLHNYLVPNTVTYSILIDSLCKSKRISCALELFGKMHDRGQTANIVTYNSLLNGLFKNKQLDKALMLFNQMKKSGIDLNINTYRVLIDGLYNAKEIFQDFCVIGCPPNVRAYNIKIDGLCKKGLFKEALTQLSEMEHNGCLPNAVTFVTVIHALFEKDENDMAEKLLREMIARGLLNLDKKGAGDGFPLVLRPR
- the LOC112751072 gene encoding uncharacterized protein isoform X2, giving the protein MLSLFSFSLSRIMLRYSPYSVPNSVFRLCFPSTSSLHSNSQSQSLDKYIDIFTRLLSMRPPPSINSFNMILGALAKRNDFPAVLPHVQLLEARGFQFNEVTYVTLIQGLCKTRHTSAAIQVLRKIPMHGIVPNVVMYSTIIDSLCKAGLVNLAFRLFSEMLAKGISPDVQSYNIMINGFCKSKMLDQALNLSEEMLHNYLVPNTVTYSILIDSLCKSKRISCALELFGKMHDRGQTANIVTYNSLLNGLFKNKQLDKALMLFNQMKKSGIDLNINTYRVLIDGLYNAKEIFQDFCVIGCPPNVRAYNIKIDGLCKKGLFKEALTQLSEMEHNGCLPNAVTFVTVIHALFEKDENDMAEKLLREMIARGLLNLDKKIEA